The following proteins are encoded in a genomic region of Brachypodium distachyon strain Bd21 chromosome 1, Brachypodium_distachyon_v3.0, whole genome shotgun sequence:
- the LOC100842613 gene encoding uncharacterized protein LOC100842613 produces MECNKDEALRAKEIAEKKFESRDLQGAKKFALKAKALFPGLEGIVQMINTLDIYLTSEVKISGEKDWYSILSVDTSADDETVRKQYRKLVLQLHPDKNKSVGAEGAFQMVNEAWNVLSDKTKRALYDQKRKLVVLQQKTSQSNKTSATPSAANGFENFAAKVPASKARANRQKAGSATSAVRQRQPPPRPAPHPAPAPAPAPPPTVENTFWTSCNKCKMNFEYLKVYLNHNLLCPSCREPFLAKEIPMPPTEDVHAVRDSNFKGATQDARTGRNFQWGPFSRAAGAASATASSSAAAQAANVVHQTYEKVKREREEAQAVARREDALQRKHNPLKRQANMSENVNHGTGDVASGKKMRTAGRDVGVGSSSILSGPWANCFRTPGGTIPFPTNNGAFEFQGVPAGPSWKPRPPTRISVTKSFCQSNIRTLLIDKMKSDLREKLMEIRSRPIQVTVNGKMSKKHVVKEYVEGNETLASDDSTANKDDPVENGSVNSTDAENEDDDPFSYTVPDPDFHDFDKDRTEQSFQTDQIWASYDDEDGMPRYYAFIQKLISLNPFKLKISYLASRTNSEFGSLNWVSSGFTKTCGDFRIGKYETCDIVNMFSHQIKWKKGPRGVVQIYPQKGDIWALYRHWSPEWNEDTPDNVLHVYDLVEVLDDYAEDDGISVIPLIKVAGFRTIFQRNQEPNVIKRIPKEEMFRFSHQVPFYRMSGEEAPNVPKGSYEVDPAAISKELLEETVETGEEARGASEC; encoded by the coding sequence ATGGAGTGCAACAAGGATGAGGCTCTTAGAGCCAAGGAAATTGCAGAGAAGAAGTTCGAATCAAGGGACCTGCAGGGGGCCAAGAAGTTCGCCCTGAAGGCCAAGGCTCTCTTTCCTGGTCTTGAAGGCATTGTTCAGATGATTAATACCTTGGATATTTACCTTACTTCGGAGGTGAAGATTTCTGGTGAGAAGGACTGGTACTCTATCCTTTCCGTGGACACGTCAGCAGATGACGAAACTGTGAGGAAACAATACAGGAAGTTGGTGCTTCAGCTCCATCCCGACAAGAACAAGTCAGTTGGTGCTGAAGGGGCTTTCCAGATGGTCAACGAGGCATGGAATGTCCTATCCGATAAAACCAAGAGAGCACTGTATGACCAGAAAAGGAAATTAGTGGTACTACAACAGAAGACTTCTCAATCAAATAAGACAAGTGCAACTCCTAGTGCAGCCAATGGCTTTGAAAATTTCGCAGCCAAAGTGCCTGCTTCCAAGGCAAGAGCAAACAGGCAAAAGGCAGGATCAGCAACATCTGCGGTGCGCCAGCGTCAGCCACCACCGCGTCCGGctcctcatccagctcctgctcctgctcctgctccacCTCCAACAGTGGAAAATACATTTTGGACCTCATGCAACAAATGCAAGATGAATTTTGAATATCTCAAAGTGTACCTAAATCACAATCTTCTCTGCCCTAGCTGCCGTGAGCCATTCCTAGCAAAAGAGATACCGATGCCACCAACCGAGGATGTTCATGCAGTGAGGGATTCGAACTTCAAGGGTGCAACTCAAGATGCAAGAACTGGCAGAAATTTCCAGTGGGGTCCATTCTCAAGGGCAGCTGGTGCAGCTAGTGCTACTGCATcatcatctgctgctgctcaagCTGCTAATGTGGTTCATCAGACGTATGAGAAAGttaagagagagagggaggaggcacAAGCAGTGGCACGAAGGGAAGACGCTCTTCAGAGGAAGCACAATCCTCTAAAAAGGCAAGCAAACATGTCAGAGAATGTTAATCATGGAACGGGTGATGTTGCATCTGGAAAGAAGATGAGAACTGCGGGTAGAGATGTTGGAGTTGGTTCTTCCTCCATTCTATCCGGTCCATGGGCCAATTGTTTTAGAACGCCAGGTGGAACTATACCATTTCCTACCAACAATGGAGCCTTTGAGTTTCAAGGTGTTCCTGCTGGACCCAGTTGGAAACCCAGGCCTCCTACTCGGATCAGCGTAACCAAGTCTTTCTGTCAGTCGAATATTAGGACACTTTTGATTGACAAGATGAAGAGTGATTTGAGGGAGAAGCTAATGGAGATAAGAAGTAGACCAATCCAAGTTACTGTTAATGGAAAAATGAGTAAGAAGCATGTGGTTAAAGAATATGTTGAGGGTAATGAAACTCTTGCATCAGATGATTCTACTGCAAACAAAGATGATCCAGTGGAGAATGGTTCTGTTAACAGCACAGATGCTGAAAATGAAGACGATGACCCTTTCTCATATACTGTACCTGATCCTGATTTCCATGATTTTGACAAGGATCGTACCGAGCAGTCTTTCCAGACTGATCAAATATGGGCTTCATATGATGACGAAGATGGGATGCCTCGTTATTATGCATTTATTCAGAAACTAATTTCCTTGAATCCTTTTAAGCTCAAAATAAGTTATCTTGCATCAAGGACAAATAGTGAATTTGGATCATTGAATTGGGTTTCTTCTGGTTTCACAAAGACATGTGGTGATTTCAGGATTGGTAAATATGAAACCTGTGATATAGTCAACATGTTCTCTCACCAGATTAAATGGAAGAAAGGTCCACGTGGGGTGGTTCAAATTTATCCACAGAAGGGTGATATCTGGGCTTTGTACCGGCATTGGTCCCCTGAGTGGAATGAAGATACTCCAGATAATGTGCTGCATGTCTATGATCTTGTTGAGGTACTGGATGATTATGCAGAAGATGATGGAATTTCTGTCATTCCCTTGATTAAGGTTGCTGGATTTAGAACAATATTTCAGCGTAATCAGGAGCCGAATGTCATCAAGAGGATTCCAAAAGAAGAGATGTTTCGGTTTTCACATCAGGTGCCCTTTTATAGGATGTCAGGGGAAGAAGCTCCAAATGTCCCCAAGGGTAGCTATGAGGTCGACCCAGCTGCTATTTCTAAAGAACTCCTTGAGGAGACGGTGGAAACAGGAGAGGAGGCCCGGGGAGCTTCTGAATGCTGA